One region of Thermus thermamylovorans genomic DNA includes:
- a CDS encoding dihydroorotate dehydrogenase-like protein — translation MDLRTTYLGLALEHPLVASASPLTERLDGFLRLEDGGAAAIVMHSLFEEQVTLEEEMLDHYLHYGHESYAEALSYFPKAHEYRLTPERHLDLLARAKERVAVPIIASINGVSRGGWVEYARLLEEAGADAIELNLYYIPTDPALSGAEVEGMYLDTIRAVVEAVRVPVAVKVGHAFTAFAHFAKGVEGTGARALVLFNRFYQPDFDLETLSVVPTLTLSRPYEALLRLHWVALLYGRVNLELALTGGVHSGKEAAKALLAGAQVAMMTSALLERGPDHFRRVLAELKAFMEAKEYASVGEMRGAMSYQRVAEPAALERANYLRVLGSYRLLP, via the coding sequence ATGGACCTGAGGACCACGTACCTGGGCTTGGCCTTGGAGCACCCTCTGGTGGCTTCGGCCTCGCCCCTCACGGAGCGGCTGGACGGGTTCCTGCGCCTGGAAGACGGCGGGGCGGCGGCCATCGTCATGCACTCCCTCTTCGAGGAGCAGGTGACCCTGGAGGAGGAGATGCTGGACCACTACCTCCACTACGGCCACGAGAGCTACGCGGAGGCCCTCTCCTACTTCCCCAAGGCCCACGAGTACCGCCTCACCCCGGAGCGGCACCTGGACCTCCTCGCCCGGGCCAAGGAGCGGGTGGCCGTGCCCATCATCGCCAGCATCAATGGGGTGAGCCGGGGGGGCTGGGTGGAGTACGCCCGGCTCCTGGAGGAGGCGGGGGCCGACGCCATCGAGCTCAACCTCTACTACATCCCCACCGACCCCGCCCTTTCCGGGGCGGAGGTGGAGGGCATGTACCTGGACACCATCCGCGCGGTGGTGGAGGCGGTGCGGGTGCCGGTGGCGGTGAAGGTGGGCCACGCCTTCACCGCCTTCGCCCACTTCGCCAAGGGGGTGGAGGGCACCGGGGCCCGGGCCCTGGTCCTCTTCAACCGCTTCTACCAGCCGGACTTCGACCTGGAGACCCTCTCCGTGGTGCCCACCCTGACCCTTTCCCGCCCCTACGAGGCCCTGTTGCGCCTCCACTGGGTCGCCCTCCTCTACGGGCGGGTGAACCTGGAGCTGGCCCTCACGGGAGGGGTCCATTCCGGCAAGGAGGCGGCCAAGGCCCTTTTGGCCGGGGCCCAGGTGGCGATGATGACCTCCGCCCTCCTGGAGCGGGGTCCCGACCACTTCCGCCGGGTCCTAGCGGAGCTCAAGGCCTTCATGGAGGCGAAGGAGTACGCCAGCGTGGGGGAGATGCGGGGGGCCATGAGCTACCAGAGGGTGGCGGAACCCGCCGCCCTGGAAAGGGCCAACTACCTCAGGGTTCTGGGCTCGTACCGCCTGCTTCCCTGA
- the nifJ gene encoding pyruvate:ferredoxin (flavodoxin) oxidoreductase — MRPITVDGNEAVARVAYRLSEVVAIYPITPSSPMAELADEWAARGEPNLFGLVPKVVEMQSEGGAAGALHGALQEGVLATTFTASQGLLLMIPDMYKIAGQALPGVIHVAARALATHALSIFGDHQDLYAVRPTGWGILVSDSVQAAQDLAAVAHAAALQASLPILHAMDGFRTSHEVQKITPLADRELKALFPFGALEAFRRRALTPEAPVVRGTAQNPDHYFQNREAINPHYLRLPQVVAETMARFAGITGRRYLPYEYLGHPEAERVVVVMGSASWAVAEAVEHLLRRGERVGMVRVRLYRPFHVEGFLAAIPKTVRRVAVLDRGKEPGAVGEPLFQEVAAAFALRGGEVPVLVGGRYGLSSKEFTPAMALGVYEELKKDRPRHGFTVGILDDVTGTSLPYPEVDFEDPASVRAVFFALGADGTVSANKNTIKIIGEETPLYAQGYFVYDSKKSGSRTVSHLRFGPNPLQKPYLIRRANFVGIHQWGFLERLPMLGVAEEGATVLLNSPYPKEEVWDRLPRPVQEEILRKGLKVYVVNAYGLARQVGLPGRINTIMQAAFFKLSGVLPEEEAKARVKKGIEKSYGKRGRSVLERNFQAVELGFQRVEPLPIPGRVSSEGELVPPMVDHPPAFVREVLGPIALGLGDALPVSAFPPDGTYPTGTARYEKRGIAEFVPTWDPQVCVQCGKCVLVCPHAVIRAKVVPEEALAGAPEGFPHRKAMWKELSGEFTLAISPEDCTGCSLCVEACPAKDKRNPSRKALNLAPRLEVREAMGRHWDFFLSLPETPRAGLKLHAVKDVQLLEPLFEFPGACAGCGETPYLRLLSQLFGDRLIVANATGCSSIYGGNLPTTPWSRNREGRGPAWANSLFEDNAEFGLGMRLALDKKAEYARRLLPEFREALGDGLLGRLLEPVGPEGVEVRRKDVALLREKLKDLADPRARDLLAVADALIPHSVWIVGGDGWAYDIGYGGLDHVLASGANVKVLVLDTEVYSNTGGQASKATGLGAVAKFAMAGKPTPKKDLAFMAMSYGHVYVAQIAMGANDAHTLRAFLEAEAHRGPALLIAYSHCIAHGIDMARGLDHQRLAERTGYWPLFRYLPGQGLFLDSKPPTLPLKEYLYAENRYRLLLQTHPEEAEAFLRRAEEAVRARWERLSRMAAKEALAG, encoded by the coding sequence ATGCGTCCCATCACCGTGGACGGCAACGAGGCGGTGGCCCGGGTGGCCTACCGCCTCTCCGAGGTGGTCGCCATCTACCCCATAACCCCCAGTAGCCCCATGGCGGAACTGGCCGACGAGTGGGCGGCCAGGGGGGAGCCCAACCTCTTCGGACTGGTGCCCAAGGTGGTGGAGATGCAGTCCGAGGGGGGAGCGGCGGGGGCCCTGCACGGGGCCCTCCAGGAAGGCGTTCTGGCCACCACCTTCACCGCGAGCCAAGGCCTTCTCCTCATGATCCCCGACATGTACAAGATCGCCGGCCAGGCCCTGCCGGGGGTGATCCACGTGGCCGCCCGGGCCCTGGCCACCCACGCGCTTTCCATCTTCGGGGACCACCAGGATCTCTACGCGGTGAGGCCCACGGGGTGGGGCATCCTGGTTTCGGACTCCGTGCAGGCGGCCCAGGACCTGGCGGCCGTCGCCCACGCCGCCGCCTTGCAGGCCAGCCTCCCCATTCTCCACGCCATGGACGGGTTCCGCACCTCCCACGAGGTGCAGAAGATCACCCCCCTTGCCGACCGGGAGCTAAAGGCCCTCTTTCCCTTTGGGGCCCTGGAGGCCTTCCGCCGGCGGGCCCTCACCCCCGAGGCCCCCGTGGTCCGGGGCACGGCGCAAAACCCCGACCACTACTTCCAAAACCGGGAGGCCATCAACCCCCACTACCTCCGCCTGCCCCAGGTGGTGGCGGAAACCATGGCCCGCTTTGCGGGGATCACGGGGCGGCGCTACCTCCCCTACGAGTACCTCGGCCACCCGGAGGCGGAGCGGGTGGTGGTGGTCATGGGCTCGGCCTCCTGGGCGGTGGCGGAGGCGGTGGAGCACCTCCTCCGGCGGGGCGAGCGGGTGGGGATGGTGCGGGTGAGGCTCTACCGGCCCTTCCACGTGGAGGGTTTCCTCGCCGCCATTCCCAAGACGGTCCGCAGGGTGGCGGTTCTGGACCGGGGCAAGGAACCGGGGGCGGTGGGGGAGCCCCTCTTCCAGGAGGTGGCGGCGGCCTTCGCCCTCCGGGGCGGGGAGGTGCCCGTTCTGGTGGGCGGGCGCTACGGGCTTTCCTCCAAGGAGTTCACCCCGGCCATGGCCCTGGGGGTCTACGAGGAGCTTAAGAAGGACCGGCCCCGCCACGGCTTCACCGTGGGCATCCTGGACGACGTCACGGGCACGAGCCTCCCCTACCCGGAGGTGGACTTTGAGGACCCGGCCTCGGTGCGGGCGGTCTTCTTCGCCCTGGGGGCGGACGGCACCGTGAGCGCCAACAAGAACACCATCAAGATCATCGGCGAGGAAACCCCGCTTTACGCCCAGGGCTACTTCGTCTACGACTCCAAGAAGTCGGGCTCCCGCACGGTGAGCCACCTGCGCTTTGGTCCCAACCCCCTCCAGAAGCCCTACCTCATCCGGCGGGCCAACTTCGTGGGCATCCACCAGTGGGGCTTCCTGGAGCGCCTCCCCATGCTGGGGGTGGCGGAGGAGGGGGCCACGGTCCTCCTCAACAGCCCCTACCCCAAGGAGGAGGTCTGGGACCGCCTGCCAAGGCCCGTGCAGGAGGAGATTCTCAGGAAGGGGCTCAAGGTCTACGTGGTGAACGCCTACGGGCTGGCCCGCCAGGTGGGGCTTCCCGGGCGCATCAACACCATCATGCAGGCGGCCTTCTTCAAGCTCTCCGGGGTTTTGCCTGAGGAGGAGGCCAAGGCCCGCGTCAAGAAGGGCATCGAGAAGAGCTACGGCAAGCGGGGGCGGTCGGTGCTGGAAAGGAACTTCCAGGCGGTGGAGCTGGGCTTCCAAAGGGTGGAACCCCTGCCCATCCCCGGGAGGGTCAGCTCGGAAGGGGAGCTGGTGCCCCCCATGGTGGACCATCCCCCCGCCTTTGTGCGGGAGGTGCTGGGGCCCATCGCCCTGGGCCTGGGGGACGCCCTCCCGGTTTCCGCCTTTCCCCCGGATGGAACCTACCCCACGGGGACGGCCAGGTACGAGAAGCGGGGCATCGCGGAGTTCGTGCCCACCTGGGACCCCCAGGTGTGCGTGCAGTGCGGCAAGTGCGTCCTGGTCTGCCCCCATGCGGTGATCCGGGCCAAGGTGGTGCCCGAGGAGGCCCTGGCGGGGGCTCCGGAGGGCTTCCCCCACCGCAAGGCCATGTGGAAGGAGCTTTCCGGGGAGTTTACCCTGGCCATCAGCCCGGAGGACTGCACGGGGTGCTCCCTCTGCGTGGAGGCCTGCCCGGCCAAGGACAAGCGGAACCCCAGCCGCAAGGCGCTGAACCTGGCCCCCCGCCTCGAGGTCCGGGAGGCCATGGGCCGCCACTGGGACTTCTTCCTCTCCCTGCCGGAAACGCCCAGGGCGGGCCTGAAGCTACATGCGGTGAAGGACGTCCAGCTCCTGGAGCCCCTCTTCGAGTTCCCGGGGGCCTGCGCGGGCTGCGGGGAAACCCCTTACCTCAGGCTCCTCTCCCAGCTCTTCGGCGACCGCCTCATCGTGGCCAACGCCACCGGGTGCAGCTCCATCTACGGGGGGAACCTGCCCACCACCCCCTGGAGCAGGAACCGGGAGGGCCGGGGCCCCGCCTGGGCCAACTCCCTCTTCGAGGACAACGCCGAGTTCGGCCTGGGGATGCGCCTGGCCCTGGACAAGAAGGCGGAGTACGCCAGGAGGCTTTTGCCCGAGTTCCGGGAGGCCCTGGGGGATGGGCTTCTGGGGAGGCTCCTCGAGCCCGTGGGGCCCGAGGGGGTGGAGGTGCGGCGCAAGGACGTGGCCCTCCTGAGGGAAAAGCTCAAGGACCTGGCGGATCCCAGGGCCAGGGACCTCCTGGCGGTGGCGGACGCCCTCATCCCCCACTCGGTCTGGATCGTGGGCGGGGACGGCTGGGCCTACGACATCGGCTACGGGGGCCTGGACCACGTCCTGGCCAGCGGGGCCAACGTGAAGGTCCTGGTCCTGGACACCGAGGTCTACTCCAACACCGGCGGCCAGGCTTCCAAGGCCACGGGGCTCGGGGCGGTGGCCAAGTTCGCCATGGCGGGCAAGCCCACGCCCAAGAAGGACCTGGCCTTCATGGCCATGAGCTACGGGCACGTGTACGTGGCCCAGATCGCCATGGGGGCCAACGACGCCCACACCCTGCGGGCCTTCCTCGAGGCCGAGGCCCATAGGGGCCCTGCCCTCCTCATCGCCTACAGCCACTGCATCGCCCACGGCATCGACATGGCCAGGGGCCTGGACCACCAGAGGCTGGCGGAGCGCACCGGCTACTGGCCCCTCTTCCGCTACCTCCCGGGCCAGGGCCTTTTCCTGGACTCCAAGCCCCCGACCCTGCCCCTGAAGGAGTACCTCTACGCGGAGAACCGCTACCGCCTTCTCCTCCAGACCCACCCCGAGGAGGCGGAGGCCTTCCTGCGGAGGGCGGAGGAGGCGGTGCGGGCCAGGTGGGAGAGGCTTTCCCGCATGGCGGCCAAGGAGGCCCTGGCGGGCTGA
- a CDS encoding aminopeptidase: protein MNAFQENLEKLAELAVRVGLNLEKGQEVIATAPIEAVDFVRLLAEKAYAQGASLFTVLYGDNVLSRQRLALAPEEGLDRAPAWLYEGMAKAFREGGAARLAVSGNDPKALEGLPPERIGRAQQAQSRAYKPALEAISQFVTNWTIVPFAHPGWARAVFPSLPEGEGIARLWQAIFQATRVDAPDPVAAWEAHNRNLHQKVAYLNERRFQALHFQGPGTDLIVGLAEGHLWQGGATPTQKGRLCNPNLPTEEVFTAPHRERVEGVVRASRPLALGGQLVEGLWARFEGGYAVAVGAEKGEEVLLKVLATDEGARRLGEVALVAADNPIAKTGLVFFDTLFDENAASHIAFGQAYAENLEGRPTGEELRRRGGNESLVHIDWMIGSEAVDVDGLLEDGTRVPLMRRGLWVV, encoded by the coding sequence GTGAACGCCTTTCAGGAGAACCTGGAGAAGCTGGCCGAGCTGGCCGTCCGCGTGGGATTAAATCTGGAAAAGGGACAGGAGGTCATCGCCACCGCCCCCATTGAGGCGGTGGACTTCGTGCGCCTCCTGGCGGAAAAGGCCTACGCCCAGGGGGCGAGCCTCTTCACCGTGCTCTACGGGGACAACGTCCTCTCCCGCCAGCGCCTCGCCCTGGCCCCGGAGGAGGGGCTGGACCGGGCCCCGGCCTGGCTCTACGAGGGGATGGCCAAGGCCTTCCGGGAAGGAGGAGCGGCCCGCCTGGCGGTTTCCGGCAACGACCCCAAGGCCCTGGAGGGCCTGCCCCCTGAGCGCATCGGCCGGGCCCAGCAGGCGCAGAGCCGGGCCTACAAGCCCGCCCTGGAGGCCATAAGCCAGTTCGTCACCAACTGGACCATCGTCCCCTTCGCCCACCCGGGCTGGGCCCGGGCGGTCTTCCCCAGCCTCCCGGAGGGGGAGGGGATAGCCAGGCTCTGGCAGGCCATCTTCCAGGCCACCCGGGTGGACGCCCCTGACCCCGTGGCCGCCTGGGAGGCCCACAACCGCAACCTCCACCAAAAGGTGGCCTACTTGAACGAGCGGCGCTTCCAGGCCCTCCACTTTCAAGGACCGGGCACCGACCTGATCGTGGGCCTGGCGGAGGGCCACCTCTGGCAGGGCGGGGCCACCCCCACCCAGAAGGGCCGCCTCTGCAACCCCAACCTGCCCACGGAGGAGGTCTTCACCGCCCCCCACCGGGAGCGGGTGGAGGGGGTGGTGCGGGCAAGCCGCCCCCTGGCCCTGGGGGGGCAGCTGGTGGAGGGCCTCTGGGCCCGGTTTGAGGGGGGGTACGCGGTGGCGGTGGGAGCGGAGAAGGGCGAGGAGGTCCTCCTCAAGGTCCTCGCCACCGACGAGGGGGCGAGGCGCCTGGGGGAGGTGGCCCTGGTGGCTGCGGACAACCCCATCGCCAAAACCGGCTTGGTCTTCTTCGACACCCTCTTCGACGAGAACGCCGCCAGCCACATCGCCTTCGGCCAGGCCTACGCGGAGAACCTGGAGGGGCGTCCCACCGGGGAGGAGCTCAGGCGGCGGGGGGGCAACGAGAGCCTGGTGCATATCGACTGGATGATCGGCTCGGAGGCGGTGGATGTGGACGGCCTCCTGGAGGATGGCACCCGGGTGCCCCTCATGCGCCGGGGACTTTGGGTGGTCTGA
- a CDS encoding aminotransferase class I/II-fold pyridoxal phosphate-dependent enzyme, with protein MRYATLAVLSGLPQDPHGALGLPIYAVAAYGFATLEEGAERFATGEGYVYARQKDPTAKALEERLKALEGAMEAVALASGQAATFAALLALLRPGDEVVAAKGLFGQTLGLFGQVLAPLGVGVRYVEPEPDRVREVLTERTRAIFVETVANPALVVADLEGLASLAEERGIALVVDNTFGAAGALAKPFQWGGHVVVQSLTKWASGHGSVLGGAVLVRESAIWRNYPQFLERDARGQVPWEALGPRCYPERVRTLGLSLLGMSLSPFHAYLLFQGLETVALRVERMSETALRLAEALRDHPKVQRLRYPGLPQDPAYPLARKYLASGGPVLALDLGSQEAAGRFLRAIPLPKAANLGDARTLLVHPWTTTHSRLPEEGRLQAGVTPGLVRVSVGLEDPEDLLAWFQEGLAAV; from the coding sequence ATGCGCTACGCAACCCTGGCGGTCCTCAGTGGCCTTCCCCAGGACCCCCACGGGGCTTTGGGCCTCCCCATCTACGCGGTGGCCGCCTACGGCTTCGCCACCTTAGAGGAGGGGGCAGAGCGCTTCGCCACCGGGGAGGGCTACGTTTACGCGAGGCAGAAGGACCCCACGGCCAAGGCCCTGGAGGAACGGCTCAAGGCCCTGGAAGGGGCCATGGAGGCCGTGGCTTTGGCCAGCGGCCAGGCGGCCACCTTCGCCGCTCTCCTCGCCCTCCTGCGCCCGGGGGACGAGGTGGTGGCGGCCAAAGGGCTTTTCGGCCAGACCCTGGGGCTTTTCGGGCAGGTGCTGGCCCCCTTGGGCGTAGGGGTGCGCTACGTGGAGCCCGAGCCCGACCGGGTACGGGAAGTCCTCACGGAGAGGACCCGGGCCATCTTCGTGGAGACCGTGGCCAACCCTGCCCTGGTGGTGGCGGACCTGGAGGGCCTGGCCTCCTTAGCGGAAGAGAGGGGCATCGCCCTGGTCGTGGACAACACCTTTGGCGCTGCTGGTGCCCTAGCCAAGCCCTTCCAGTGGGGGGGCCACGTGGTGGTGCAAAGCCTCACCAAGTGGGCCTCGGGCCACGGCTCGGTCCTGGGAGGGGCGGTCTTGGTGCGGGAGAGCGCCATCTGGCGGAACTACCCCCAGTTCCTGGAGAGGGACGCCCGGGGCCAGGTGCCCTGGGAGGCTCTGGGGCCCCGCTGCTACCCGGAAAGGGTGCGCACCCTGGGGCTTTCCCTCCTGGGCATGAGCCTTTCCCCCTTCCACGCCTACCTGCTCTTCCAAGGCCTGGAGACCGTGGCCCTCCGGGTTGAGCGCATGAGCGAGACGGCGCTTCGTCTGGCCGAGGCCTTGCGGGACCATCCTAAGGTGCAGCGCCTCCGCTACCCCGGCCTGCCCCAGGACCCCGCCTACCCCCTGGCCCGCAAGTACCTGGCCTCGGGGGGGCCGGTGCTCGCCCTGGACCTGGGAAGCCAGGAGGCGGCGGGCCGCTTCCTCCGGGCCATCCCCTTGCCCAAGGCCGCCAACCTGGGGGACGCCCGCACCCTCCTGGTCCACCCCTGGACCACCACCCACAGCCGCCTGCCGGAGGAGGGGAGGCTGCAGGCGGGGGTGACCCCGGGCCTGGTGCGGGTTTCCGTGGGCCTCGAGGATCCTGAAGATCTGCTGGCCTGGTTCCAGGAGGGGCTGGCGGCGGTTTGA
- a CDS encoding cation:proton antiporter family protein, with amino-acid sequence MAGVLLFAYLSGVLAVRLGLPAFLGYLAVGAALGLGGFSGDRLLDLFADLGVYLLLFTVGLGLRLERLVRREVLGTGVFQLLLLPPFLLLLYLLGLAQNPLALLVLAVALVNPSTVLLARVLQGKGELSALHGQIALGVSVFLDVASLALLILVGFQGVGPLGFLVLLFPLLRPFLVHLFAWAQGAELKLLLGVALALLGAEAARLLGAPEALGALFMGLGLARHPGAGEVAERLWALREVFLLAFFVKAGMAVGPDGFFAGLLLLLFLLLKPLFLFLPLVRQGFRARTAFLVGVGLATYSEFALVAAGVLQALGYMTEQGVGAVALAVGGSFLLAAPLLQRAHRLYEAWKPRLHRLERPGLHPDEEPQGALGTRWLVVGMGRTGAAAYRFLAEQGEMVLGLDSDPSKVEYHAAKGRRVLYGDAEDPALWEGLDLTGVRGVILALPDLEARLRATRALRQKGFRGVVGAVSYAREEDTPLLEAGVDVIFHPLLEAGERLAERVWEKARAWA; translated from the coding sequence GTGGCCGGTGTGCTCCTTTTCGCCTACCTTTCCGGGGTTCTGGCGGTGCGCCTGGGCCTGCCCGCCTTTTTGGGGTACCTGGCGGTGGGGGCGGCCCTGGGGCTTGGGGGTTTTTCCGGGGACCGCCTCCTGGACCTGTTCGCTGACCTTGGGGTCTACCTCCTCCTTTTCACCGTGGGCCTGGGCCTCAGGCTGGAGCGCCTGGTGCGGAGGGAGGTGCTGGGAACAGGGGTTTTCCAGCTCCTCCTCCTTCCTCCTTTCCTGCTCCTCCTCTACCTCCTGGGCCTGGCCCAAAACCCCTTGGCCCTCCTGGTCCTGGCCGTGGCCCTGGTCAACCCCAGCACGGTGCTCCTGGCCCGGGTGCTCCAGGGCAAGGGGGAGCTTTCCGCCCTCCACGGCCAGATCGCCTTGGGGGTTTCCGTCTTTTTGGACGTGGCCTCCCTGGCCTTGCTCATCCTGGTGGGGTTCCAGGGGGTGGGGCCCTTGGGCTTTTTGGTCCTCCTCTTTCCCCTCCTGAGGCCCTTTTTGGTGCACCTTTTCGCCTGGGCGCAAGGAGCAGAGCTCAAGCTCCTTTTGGGCGTGGCCCTGGCCCTCCTGGGAGCTGAGGCCGCCCGCCTCCTGGGGGCCCCCGAGGCCCTGGGGGCCCTCTTCATGGGCCTCGGCCTCGCCCGCCACCCCGGGGCAGGGGAGGTGGCCGAGAGGCTTTGGGCCTTGCGGGAGGTCTTCCTCCTGGCCTTCTTCGTGAAGGCGGGGATGGCGGTGGGGCCGGACGGGTTTTTCGCCGGGCTCCTCCTCCTTCTCTTTCTCCTCCTCAAGCCCCTCTTCCTCTTTCTCCCCCTGGTGCGCCAGGGCTTCCGCGCCCGCACCGCCTTTTTGGTTGGGGTGGGTCTCGCCACCTACTCCGAGTTCGCCCTGGTGGCCGCGGGGGTCCTCCAGGCCCTGGGGTACATGACGGAGCAAGGGGTGGGGGCGGTGGCCCTGGCGGTGGGGGGTTCCTTCCTCCTCGCCGCCCCCCTGTTGCAGCGGGCCCACCGCCTCTACGAGGCCTGGAAGCCCCGGCTCCACCGCCTGGAGCGCCCCGGCCTCCACCCCGATGAGGAGCCCCAGGGGGCCCTGGGGACCCGGTGGCTGGTGGTGGGGATGGGGCGCACGGGGGCGGCGGCTTACCGCTTTCTGGCGGAGCAGGGGGAGATGGTCTTGGGCCTGGACAGCGACCCCTCCAAGGTGGAGTACCACGCGGCCAAAGGCCGGCGGGTCCTCTACGGGGATGCGGAGGACCCGGCCCTTTGGGAGGGGCTGGACCTCACGGGGGTGCGGGGGGTGATCCTGGCCCTCCCGGACCTCGAGGCCCGCCTCCGGGCCACCCGTGCCCTGAGACAGAAGGGTTTCCGCGGCGTGGTGGGGGCGGTGAGCTACGCCCGGGAGGAGGACACCCCCCTCCTGGAAGCGGGCGTGGACGTGATCTTCCACCCCCTCCTGGAGGCGGGGGAGCGGCTGGCCGAGAGGGTATGGGAAAAGGCCCGGGCCTGGGCCTGA